The following proteins are encoded in a genomic region of Pseudomonadota bacterium:
- a CDS encoding integrin alpha, whose amino-acid sequence MPSAPVRSAQVCSLTAACLCTLPAHAQLFVEPGIEVLTTLVEENPGDSFGFVAESLGDLDGDSTPDYIVGAPGFPAGASSGKVYVYSGATGALLNAIEGSPGDALGFSVVGLGDVDGDQVPDYATGGPFADGVQAFGRLIV is encoded by the coding sequence ATGCCGTCTGCCCCCGTGCGCAGCGCCCAAGTCTGTTCCCTGACTGCCGCCTGCCTTTGCACCCTTCCTGCCCATGCCCAGTTGTTCGTGGAACCGGGTATCGAGGTGCTCACCACCCTGGTCGAAGAAAACCCGGGCGACAGCTTCGGCTTCGTCGCCGAGTCGCTCGGCGACCTCGATGGTGACAGCACGCCGGACTACATCGTGGGTGCACCAGGCTTCCCGGCCGGTGCCTCCAGCGGCAAGGTCTACGTCTACTCCGGCGCCACCGGCGCGCTCTTGAACGCGATCGAGGGCAGTCCCGGCGATGCGCTCGGCTTCTCCGTGGTCGGCCTCGGCGATGTCGACGGCGATCAGGTGCCGGATTACGCCACGGGCGGCCCCTTCGCCGATGGCGTCCAGGCTTTCGGTCGCCTAATCGT